The Quercus robur chromosome 3, dhQueRobu3.1, whole genome shotgun sequence DNA segment TGTAGTATCTTTCCAACAAATGATTGGATGTTTTGAATACCGTTTTAGTTTGTCTATTGAAACAGAGTATTTTGATATCAGTATATATTCTGGATGGCATGAATTTACCTTGAAGGATGATGCTCTTTACGTGATTCTATAGCACTGTAAGAATGTTCCTATACTtgcatatatttattttcattctttctaaTTTACAGTGttgataaaatatttgagaTAGTATTTGTTGtattaaaattgtttattcAATGTTGTATTTCCAACACTAGAGTGTCATTTTAAGATTATCATtataatgaatttatatatttatttgtatatttatgtataaaaattGAACCGTagctacttaaaagaaaaagaaataaatttctttcaaaaaaataacaaacaaattCATATGGCTCCATATGTTACAACATTATTAACGTcttctaaaaattaagtaatattttaaaaagtatatttttgaaaactatctcattttcttatatttgataGCGACTTTAAACTTAAGATAGAGTTatctttaataattttcataatttctctgttttttaaaaaactttagtgaaaaaaaatttctaaaaaataactcatttttttttttttatagaattttctATTAACTAAAAGTAGTTttcctttaacttttttttttttttttttaaatactactaagcactgaaaaaaagaaaaaactatcttcataaaatgtttttcatcaaaacaaaCTGAGCTTTACATTGAGgagattctcaaaaaaaccaaagaaaattaaGATTGGGGAAGAAGCACACAATTATACAAGCCTGATCCAGCCTATCGAGGAAGTGGATGCGCGGGTTTTCAAGAGATAACGATATATGGGATGATGAGGAGTAAGACTACCCAGAGACAATACAACCAGAATATGTTCTAGGATTCTCTATAGAATCAAGAATGGTATGCAGATGGAAAAATTACCAGTTGCATAATAAATGTGTTCAGAAAATCATGAAGTTCAAAATTAAGTTGGAAACCAATATGCTGAGTCAGCAGCTTGCAACAACAAAACCTATGAACAGGAATTCCAGGAGCCTGGCAGACCAATCactttaaacaattaaaatttgataaaagaaacacaaaattgGCTTCAGAACAGACATGGAACCAAAATCataactattaaaaaagaaaatttaactCATATTTATTATTTCCAATTCCATCCATATATGTTTTCAGAACGTCGTCCAACATATGcatttacataataaaattttagaaaatttggcTGATAAATGGCTCCAATGCATCATACAGGCCTTTTAAGATGAAAATCCATATTTTGAAACAGGAGGACCTATGAAATGAGCTCTGTTAGACTGTTACGGTATGGCGATTCCAAACTGACACTTTTAACTTCTTATTCAATATTGCAAGGCAGAAATACACGTTGGTCTATATAACGTTTTTCAACTAGCTAAGATCGGTCACATATATAAAGACTTAAACTACTATTGATATAAAGAGTAGACTATGTCGTTGAATGATTAACAATTATAAATATGGTACAACATCTAAGATTGCTAAAATGTTCCAGAATGAggttaaacatatatatatatatatatatatatttgaatccaaattgaatttcaattagaatATAAGTTTACGTCATGTGTTTcatctaattttaaatttttgtgctaagTGAATTATATAttgagtataaaaataaaagaattcaaacccaattagattctaaattggatttcaattaaagCCAAATTATGTGCCACGTgtccatataaattttttttttttttttaatttttgtgacaagtAAATTATTGCGTGTAAAAATCAAAAAGcccaaattcaattaaattctaaatcgtataaatatatatatatatatatataatgagaaaccattacatattttagaaatttatgcttttaaaaatgtgtaaactaatatcatgtataattttaattacttttcaaaaaaatgtataatttaaataatgtaattgtgattatttttaactgtacccatatatatacatgtggTTACATACTACCAAGGAATAGCACTGCACCTATTAGCTCTTTAGATAAAACATGGGTTGACATGATATCACATTAACCCACTTTTGTTACTTtgctgtattttttttaattagtttgacttttttttttttttttttttttttttttttggggttataTCACTTTTCCCTTCTTCTTGTTTCCCCCTTTTTTCATTCACccgggattttttttttatgctattaTAGACCcgattcttttattttaagtagtttatttttgtatttttttatatatgttttcatATGTtattctacttttttttaataataaatattttaataaactctaaatatatgtttaaaagttaatataataatgaaaatattaatttagaatttactTTGATATCAATGTTAATTTATTGAGTTATGTGATAAATAAACTTTTTCGATATATTCATTTAGagtctgtttggttggggtgaaataaggaaagaaaatagaagagggaggagggtgtttggttgggaggaagataattttttttgggtggggggggggggggggagtttaCTCCCCAAGCCCACCATTTAAGAGAAAATAGTTTTCTCCCCAAATTTGGGagaaaattggagagaaaagtGGAGAGGGAGTGGGTTTGAAGGGAAATTACCTATCTACCCTCTctttatttaaagtttttgcctctctctctctctctctctctctctctctctctctctctctctctctctctctctctctctctctctctctctctctctctctctctctctctctctctctctctctctctctctgggggAAATTATACTGCCTccttctgcttcttcttttctttccttttgtttttttctcaagtATGTTACTCTGCACACGTTGAACTTggtgttattttaattttctttttctttgttttttttttcatattaacgaaaactttttttattattagtagtttttcttttactagatgttttattaattgtgttagtttgtaagtttttttttttatttttagaatcattagtttgtaagtttgtagtaattaaaaaaattaatttttataaaccattaatttctttttgatgTGCTAGAGGCATgcgagtaaatttatacaaattacatttttcatcctctcaCTCTTCTACTAAACCAAACTAAAGAGTTTTAtatctctccacttttccactctctcaactaaaaaactaaattggtttttggtgtaggcaatGATTGAAGTTCAgaatctcttattcaacaacaagagaccttaccagttgagctaattggaattcactagaaaatattcaTGTAGATATtgaaacaaactaaaaaaaaatttgaatctcaaaaataaatttgttactagtattaaaaaaaacacaagaaaaaaagcaagaaaaatattttttaaataaatattttttaattaatatttaaaatataagatGAGAATAGGCCCTGTTTAAAGTTTTTCCCTTAACCCCAAAATTGGTTTCTGTTTGCAAATGCTTGACAATGGCAAGACCAGTGCATGCAGTTAGCTATTTGTTTGACAAACACGAAAATCACTAATGATAATTGTTGGATTGCTCTTTCTATTAAAAAATCACATGGTTTCCATCAGAGCTTAAAacttgtatttgaaaaagtCACATCTTCCAAACTATATGTTTTCCCGAGTAGATGTACTAGAAAATGATTACTTTGTTGTATGCCTTTGTGACAAATCTTACAGCGAAAAGTCAAAATTATTGTATCCTGGACAATATTGCATCTTGGCGTTTCACTTGAAATTTTAGAAGCTCCAAAGTGATGTACGTGTCATGACCAATGCTTGTAACTGCATGAAATGGCAAAGAAACGCTTCTAGTTCTAGGTGGTGTGTCAATGTCTTctataattgcaaaaattttgagTCTACTTTCCTAAAGTCTACTCACTAAAGTTGGTGAAAATAGTCAAATATCAcgttttggcaaaatttgtggTAAACTAGCActgtttcaaaaatatttagcaatttaccacttttttaatactcgagtttcacaaaatcgagttttaaatagTACTTGAGTTCTGTGAACTCAAGTTCCTAGTGAGTTGCCAAAGTTTTGACCTGAAATTATAGTACTCGAGCTTCAtacaattaagttttttttgtttttttgttttttttttttttatctcccGTAGGAACTCACTCTTGCAAGTCAAAGAAACTTGTCAAGTCAAAGAAAATGGCAAGCATTTATGGCCAAAGAAAATAAGCATGAATTTGGTTTGCATGTCTGGTGTTGTTCCTGGCCATCTTCTTTGACAATTCATGAAGAACATTTAATGCAAACTCTTGTATTTCTTCACGCATGAAACTTCTTGAATATCATGCATCTTCTTGACATGGGCATGCAAGCCATTTAATGGTTTGTTGGCTAGTGTCAAGCCACTAAATTTGACTATTCAAGCCatcctaataaataaataaaaaaataaaaaataaaaagaagaagaagaaggtactCGACTGCACTAAGCTCGAGTACTATAAAGAGATACTCGATTTAAGTAATATCAAgtaccacattatttttttaattacacaaattttaaattagcaGTGTCACGTTGGCAACTtactaggaactcgagttcacagaactcgagtactatttagaactcgattttgtgGAACTCAAGTactaaaaaagtggtaaattgctaaatatttccgaaacagtgctagTTTGTCACAAATTTTACCAAAACGTGATATTTGACCATTTTCACCCACTGAAGTTACCTCTCAACTTTGGGATTGCACTCCTTCAACACTCCTATACTACTCTCCTTCGATAGTAACATTgttcaataatatttttgtaaatatttagaAAAGTATGAGACCTACTTGAGTAGACCTAACATTAGCTacaactctctctccctctctcactctAACCAAgaactttctctctcctctaataaatattaataaaataattgtagcGTGCGTTTGGGAGAGAATTATTATGCGTTTGCGTTTTTGGCTGGGTTCCACAACACTGTTCATGACCCAGCCAAAAACtcagaaaaacacaaataagcGACACTATTCACAACCCACAACActatttatcattaaaaattattttgctacagtattttcaataataagttttcagttttttgaaaaataagcgATACTTAAATAGACCCGTAATGTCAAAAAGTCaccactttaaaaaaaaaaaaaaaaatacatacacataccacacacacaatataattttaaaatatgttatttgaaacatgttaccaaacttattttttgcattatgagtactttaaacacatgttttcataacactttttaaaccacaattttcacatcataTTGAACAACAATACTCAAAATCTGCTTCCAAACATCCCTCAGATGCTCCCAATCCAGCTGAAATCCTGAAATTAACCACAACGAAACTCAGTACTAAGACATAGCTCAGTAAACAAATAAAGTCTTAACGTGggaaaagcaaataaatattgaaaaaagaTAAAGTCATTTACATTCAATCTTATAAAAAACATagttggaaaaggaaaaaggaaaagtagaaaaataaaaaagtcattTTCCATTATACTGGTACACAATagacaatggagaggaaaatAGGTAGTCATCCCATGTATTTAATCCAGGTCCTCCTAAATCCAACCTCCCCAAAGCAGAGAGaaaatgaagaggaagaagaggaaggaaaatGACGCGAATACTCTTCCATTATAACATTCATGACTACTACTGgtacccttctttttcttttcttttttttttttttttttttcgtttgctACAAtctaatcttcttcttcttttttttcttttttcttttttcttttaatttataaaatcttgTTCTTGTTTGGCATACAACTTGTCAATTTAACAAACTCAACtaattacattattattattgttatatacAAAATGGATGAGTAAAGATAACTAAAATGCGATGTGTTCAATTTCCTAGAATGTCatatttactaatttaattgataataaataacatttttttttctatatgatGATTAAAAATTTACCTCTTATAAACTACTATGTAATGgggatataataaaaaataaataaaaaataaacaaactacatttttccattcttcctctcttctttcttttcaatgaaacaaatgaaattcatattaGTTTCCAACCTTTCACTATTctatcctcccaaccaaacacatgatGGAAATCTTAAATCATTTCCATTTCCTAACCTTTTTATACTCacaattttctatcctctcaataaaataaataaataaaaaataaaaactcaaagttCTAGGTGGCCAAACGAACATGTGCAATAATGGAGAACATGGGCAATGCACAAACAAAGGTACCAGGCTCACTAAATTAACATTTAATCATTTCCAAATAGACAATTCAAAGTTTATTGTATGTGGGGAAGTAGgggagtgatttttttttttttaattacttttattggCTGACTTGTTATCCCCCCTTGGTCAACATGCTTGCTTGGGGTACATGAATCAAAGAGATGGCTCAAGTtaacaagaaaattttatatgcCCTGGTCTCACTGACATGCAGTTTGATCTAATAACCTATGTTTACAGGATTCATCTTTACTCtaataaattattgtttatatatatttacgaGCTATAAAGATTAGAGTTAACCCTGTATGTGctttacaataatatttgtaCCTCTTGAATCATTATCTATATAATACACAATAAACTCATATtccttaacaaaaataaatatataaatcacatcaaacatatatatatatatatatatatataattccaaAATggcaaaacttaagtacaatatTTAGGTATTGTTCCTTAGAATCTCATCTTAAAATTCAACCATGTGGCAGTACTTaacaaaaaatacacttccataaTTCCAAATTTGTACAGTAcctagatgttgttttttagatttctctcttaaaattcagtcatgCAACAgtacttaactaaaaatacacttttatcGCATGAGAAAAAAATCACATAGTTGAATTTTAAGAGAGGAGGTTCCCAACCTCATAGGTGTCATCATTGGGTAGTACCCAGAGATGTGTTTCAATGTCTTGTCCAGTCTTCCAGTTGAATCAGCACCCCACTGTCCAGGCTTGAACATTTTATTTAGCTTTTTCCAAACTAGGTTGCGCATTTCTCCTACCTGTTTATTTTCTCCATCTACTTCACAATGCTGATAACTCACATATTTAGAAGACAAAACACTACCCAATTTCACCAAAGCTGATGGAATTATTTCTCCTACCTGTTTATTTTCTCCATCTACTTCACAATGCTGATAACTCACATATTTAGAAGACAAAACACTACCCAATTTCACCAAAGCTGATGGAATTCCTTTAGTGTAACTTACTATAGCGTTTGTAATTTCCCTACTATATTGATGAGGCTcatttcttttaaaagcatgccAACTAAAGAGTTGAACAGCTTCAATTGGATCCATCGCCTTTATCTCACAGGTAAAATGTACTTTATGTCTACGTAGCAAACTTTCTTTCCGTGTTGTGATAATGATTCTGCTTCCAGGACCAAACCAATTACATCTCCTTGCTAGTTTTTCTAACTGCAGTCCATTATCGACATCATCAAGAAGTAAAAGAACCCTTTTAGAGGAAAGAACACCCTCCATCACTTTAGCTCCTTCCTCCGCGTTGTACACCGGGACATCCGTTTCTCCCAAGATTTCAGAAAGAATAGCTTTTTGTACTTCGACtatttgataattttcttttgccCCGTGTTTGATGCCCTCTGCAAGGCTTTTATATTCAAAATCAGATTTATGATCGTGGTAAACCTTTTTGGCCAGGATTGTCTTTCCGATTCCCTGAACCCCATAGATCCCTATCATCTGAACCTCTTCTGAATTGATATCAGAAAACGAAAAAGATTCAATCTTGCTGAGGTGAG contains these protein-coding regions:
- the LOC126719431 gene encoding disease resistance protein RPV1-like, which codes for MATASHTYDVFLSFRGEDTRNNFTGHLFDSMKKRGIRIFMDESNLKKGIEIAPTLAKAIEESKLSLVVFSKNYAFSTWCLNELEKIVECMNSRDHIIKPIFLDVDPSEVRHQKENFGKALAKHEQKFKVEKVQRWRTALTQVANLNGWTIANRSQSKVIKEIVRHIMVEVKPAPDIEIPDCVVGIDTHLSKIESFSFSDINSEEVQMIGIYGVQGIGKTILAKKVYHDHKSDFEYKSLAEGIKHGAKENYQIVEVQKAILSEILGETDVPVYNAEEGAKVMEGVLSSKRVLLLLDDVDNGLQLEKLARRCNWFGPGSRIIITTRKESLLRRHKVHFTCEIKAMDPIEAVQLFSWHAFKRNEPHQYSREITNAIVSYTKGIPSALVKLGSVLSSKYVSYQHCEVDGENKQVGEIIPSALVKLGSVLSSKYVSYQHCEVDGENKQVGEMRNLVWKKLNKMFKPGQWGADSTGRLDKTLKHISGYYPMMTPMRISAGLGASEGCLEADFEYCCSI